The nucleotide sequence AAATTTTAACCGTTTCTGCGGCCTCAATGTTGAGACCGGACTTTCTGAAAGAGAGGGTGTGCTATGATGACACCTGGACCAGGCATCGCAAGGACTCCGTTACCAATTGGTTTCACTGCATCGGGTGTGAACTGCGGCGTGCGTCGCTATCGCCCAGATTTGGGTTTGATCATTTCTGATCGTCCCGCAGTTGGCGCAGGTGTCTTCACAGAAAACCGCTTCGCAGCAGCGCCCGTGCACTATTGCCGATCGATCCTTCCATCGACGTCGATCCGCGCGATTGTAACAAACTCTGGCCAAGCCAATGCGGCCACGGGCCCAGAAGGTGTTGAGAACAACAAGCAATTGGCGTTTGAAATCGCAAAAGAGCTTGAGTGTTTTCCGCGCGAAGTGCTTGTCGCATCCACAGGTGTCATCGGGCCACAGCTTGATATGGCGAAAATTATTCCTGCGATCCCGGAACTTGTCGAACGCGCAACTGATACGGCAGAAAATTTCTCGCTCGCGATTTTGACCACAGATCTTGTGCCAAAAACGGTCACGACCGAACTTCAGCTTTCGGGCGGAGCAGTGCGAATCACAGGAATCTGCAAAGGCTCTGGCATGATTCACCCGAATATGGCGACCATGCTTGGTTACCTTTTGACGGACGCAGAAGTTCCTGCAGCGAAAGCACAGGCGCTTCTTAAAGATGCGACCGATGTCAGTTTCAACATGATTTCTGTCGATGGCGATTCGTCGACGAATGATGCTGTGTTTTTTATGGCTAACGGCGCGTCGGGTGTCGCGATCAAGACCATCGAAGATGAAACGAAGTTTCAAGCAGCTCTTCGCGAGATTTCAACACTACTTGCACAGTCGATTGCGATTGACGGTGAAGGTGCGACGAAACTTGTGGAGATCCGCGTGAAAGGTGCGCCTGATCTTGCGACCGCTCGTCGAGCTGCCAGAGGCGTTACTGTATCTCCGTTGGTGAAAACAGCGATGCACGGGGAAGATCCAAACTGGGGCCGCATCATTGCGCGCCTTGGCGCCGAGCAAGTTCCGGAAGTGGCGCTTTCGCGGCTGACGTTAACGATGCAAGGGGTTTTGCTTTTCGGAGAAGGCCGACCGCAGCCTTTTGAAAAGTCAGAAGTGAAGCTTCTTTTAAAGAAGTCGAAAATCTTGGTCGAAATCGATTTGCGATCGGGTGGCGACGAGGCGACGGCTTGGGGCTGTGATCTTTCTAAGAAGTATGTCGATATCAATACGGAGTACACGACGTGACCGATAAATCAGCGCCAAAAGCCGCACCTGTCTCGCATGACGTTCTTGCAGCACTTGGCTATGTGAAGCAATTCGCAGGCAGCACCATTGTCGTAAAGCTTGGTGGATCGATTCTTCAAGACGATGGCCTTTTGGCAAAGATCTGCGAAGACATCGCGATGGTTCGCGCAGTTGGAGTTAGAGTCGTGATTGTTCATGGTGGAGGTCCTGCCATCAATGAAGAACTCACGCGCCGTGGAATGACGTGGGAATTTGTCGACGGCCTTCGGGTGACAACACCTGAAATGATGGCGGTCATCGAAACGACTCTTTGTGGTCTAGTAAACCGCCGCATTGTGCGTGCGCTAAACTACACAGGTCTTCGCGCTGTCGGTTTCTCGGGGATGGATGCAGGGACCCTGATTTGCAAACAGGCCGACAGGCGTCTTCAGCTGGTCGGCGAAATTGAACGCGTGAACACGCAGTTGATCGACGATGTGTTGATGATGGAAGACGAACTGGGTTTTCGCGGAATTCCTGTCGTTGCCCCAGTGGGCGCAGGTCGCGACGGGCAGTCTTACAACATAAACGCCGATTGGGCCGCAAGCCGAGTTGCGAGTTCACTTGGCGTTACGAAAATGCTTTTTCTAACTGATCAAGACGGAATTCTTGATGCTAATATGAAGTTGATCCCAGAACTAGACGCGGGCGAAGTTGAACAGTTGATTGAAGACGGTGTCGTAAAAGGTGGGATGCTTGCCAAGGCGCGCACGATTTTGCACGCGATTCAAAACAAAGTCACAGATGTGCACATCATGAATGCCCGTCGTCCGCATGCTATTATTGAAGAGCTGTTCACCGATCACGGTGTCGGAACGGTTTGCCGTTTGCGATCCCGCGGCCAAAGCGTAAAAGGGTAAGGTTTCATAAATGCCAAGCCCAACCCCCAAGTTTAAATCGAAGCACTTTTTGACCGGCACAGAGCTTTCTAAGTCTGAACTGTTGGAACTACTGTTCTTGGCTGAAAGCTGCAAAGAGCAACGTCTTGCGGGATTTCGTCGGGACGATCTTCGAAATCAGAATGTGGTTTTACTTTTTGAAAAACCGTCGCTTCGAACACGCGTTAGTTTCACAGTCGCGATCCAAGAACTTGGTGGGTCGGTACTTGAGCTTGATTCGATGGGGCGGAAAAAAGAAGACCCCGAAGACACCATTCGAGTTCTTGCGGGCTATTGCCATGCAGTGATGGTGCGAACACATGCGCACTCGATTTTAGAACGTATGGTCGCGAAATCGCCAATCCCAGTGATCAACGGGTTAAGCGACACGCATCACCCGTGTCAGGTTCTGGCAGACCTTCAAACGCTGATGCAGCGATACCGCGATCTTGGGGGCTTGAAGCTTTCGTACGTAGGCGATGGCAACAACATGCTGCATAGCCTTTTGCTTTTGGCCCCCGTTGTGGGCGTTGATGTGCACTATGCATGTCCCGCAGGTTACGAACCAAGTTCGTTGGTCGTTCGTCAGGCGAAAAAGCGCGCGAAAGATGCAGGTCGCCAGGTCGTCGCACATTCCAGTCCGATTGAAGCTGTGAAGTCTGCGAACGCTGTCTACACGGACGTTTGGACCAGCATGGGGTTTGAACAGGAAGAAACAGATCGCGATAAAGCGTTTCAAAGTTACCAGTTAAATGAAGAGCTTTATGCACACGCAGATCCCAAAGCCGCGATCATGCACTGTATGCCGATGATCAAAGACAAAGAAATCACGGCGAGCTTGGTTGAGCATCCGAATTCAGTTTTGTTTCAGCAGGCAGAAAACCGCATGCACGCACAAAAGGCTCTGCTGGTTGGACTTTTAGGTAAATAGGCGAAAAGTCGCACCTCAGGGTGCGCAATGGAACGGAGGCGGGCAAGTGGAAAAAAGAATCGACATGCAGTCACGTCTCCAGGCGCTTAAAAAACTTCTCGTTAAAGAGGACGCCAGCACTCAAGATGAACTTCGCGAGGAACTTGAAAAGCTTGATTATGAAGTTAATCAATCGACGATCTCACGCGACCTTAGAAAGCTTGGTGCGATCAAGGTCATCGATCCAACTGGGCGCACTGTTTATCGCCTCGCGGAAGAGGTCGCGCCTCTTCGAACGCCCACCGGACTTGGGTCGTTGATCACCGACATTCAACACAATGGCATGATGGTTGTGGTTCATACAACGCCTGGCTCGGCTTCTTTGGCCGCGAGATCAATCGATCACAATCGCCTGGCACTTGGAGTGATCGGGACAATTGCTGGCGACGACACAGTGTTTGTCTGCCCTCGCCAAACCAAAGACCTTGATGCTGCTGTTAAAAAAATCGAGCGCCTTTTGAGCGGCGCAGATCAGGCTTAGTCGAGGTTAGCGCAGCAAAATTTTTTGGAATAACCTTTGTTTTGGCATTGATTCATTAGTTACTTTGCAAACGCGTTTACGATTCCTATGAATGAAACAGAAAGTACGTGGCCCATTTCGGACAGATCGTATTGGTCTTTTCCCATTTTTTCTACCAATCGACTGGCCAGCAGGTCTTTCAGGTGGTGATAAAACTGACCTTGCGACAGCTCTGTTGACGCTAAAATTTCTCTCTGTCCCATCGGCCCTTTTCGAATAAGCGTTTTTATTATTTTGAGTTTTTCAGGAGACGAGAAATTAGCAGAAAAACGCGCCGTTACATCTGAATCGGCTCTTTCAATAAACTCCGAGAATTCATTATCACTTTTAAATCCTCCGCAACCACTCCATCGAGCCAATCGACGAGGATTTTGAGACGGAATCGCTATACCTGTAAACATCAATCCTTTTGAGAATAGTGCCCCGTACTTCTGCATGAGCTTGTCTAAGTCGCTAG is from Deltaproteobacteria bacterium and encodes:
- the argF gene encoding ornithine carbamoyltransferase, giving the protein MPSPTPKFKSKHFLTGTELSKSELLELLFLAESCKEQRLAGFRRDDLRNQNVVLLFEKPSLRTRVSFTVAIQELGGSVLELDSMGRKKEDPEDTIRVLAGYCHAVMVRTHAHSILERMVAKSPIPVINGLSDTHHPCQVLADLQTLMQRYRDLGGLKLSYVGDGNNMLHSLLLLAPVVGVDVHYACPAGYEPSSLVVRQAKKRAKDAGRQVVAHSSPIEAVKSANAVYTDVWTSMGFEQEETDRDKAFQSYQLNEELYAHADPKAAIMHCMPMIKDKEITASLVEHPNSVLFQQAENRMHAQKALLVGLLGK
- the argB gene encoding acetylglutamate kinase; protein product: MTDKSAPKAAPVSHDVLAALGYVKQFAGSTIVVKLGGSILQDDGLLAKICEDIAMVRAVGVRVVIVHGGGPAINEELTRRGMTWEFVDGLRVTTPEMMAVIETTLCGLVNRRIVRALNYTGLRAVGFSGMDAGTLICKQADRRLQLVGEIERVNTQLIDDVLMMEDELGFRGIPVVAPVGAGRDGQSYNINADWAASRVASSLGVTKMLFLTDQDGILDANMKLIPELDAGEVEQLIEDGVVKGGMLAKARTILHAIQNKVTDVHIMNARRPHAIIEELFTDHGVGTVCRLRSRGQSVKG
- a CDS encoding winged helix-turn-helix transcriptional regulator, with protein sequence MSKSKLTELENRLASLEAAMNIAPSKKKSSGTEKELASDLDKLMQKYGALFSKGLMFTGIAIPSQNPRRLARWSGCGGFKSDNEFSEFIERADSDVTARFSANFSSPEKLKIIKTLIRKGPMGQREILASTELSQGQFYHHLKDLLASRLVEKMGKDQYDLSEMGHVLSVSFIGIVNAFAK
- the argJ gene encoding bifunctional glutamate N-acetyltransferase/amino-acid acetyltransferase ArgJ; amino-acid sequence: MTPGPGIARTPLPIGFTASGVNCGVRRYRPDLGLIISDRPAVGAGVFTENRFAAAPVHYCRSILPSTSIRAIVTNSGQANAATGPEGVENNKQLAFEIAKELECFPREVLVASTGVIGPQLDMAKIIPAIPELVERATDTAENFSLAILTTDLVPKTVTTELQLSGGAVRITGICKGSGMIHPNMATMLGYLLTDAEVPAAKAQALLKDATDVSFNMISVDGDSSTNDAVFFMANGASGVAIKTIEDETKFQAALREISTLLAQSIAIDGEGATKLVEIRVKGAPDLATARRAARGVTVSPLVKTAMHGEDPNWGRIIARLGAEQVPEVALSRLTLTMQGVLLFGEGRPQPFEKSEVKLLLKKSKILVEIDLRSGGDEATAWGCDLSKKYVDINTEYTT